A single genomic interval of Saccharomyces eubayanus strain FM1318 chromosome IV, whole genome shotgun sequence harbors:
- the YPD1 gene encoding Ypd1p: MSTIPPEIINWTILNEIISMDDDDSDFSKSLIIQFIDQAQTTFAQMQRQLDGDKNLTELDNLGHFLKGSSAALGLQRIAWVCERIQNLGRKMEHFFPNKVELINTLSNKSVINGIDINEDDEEMKIQADNTHADSIFLILIAKALNQARLEFKLARIELSKYYNTDL; the protein is encoded by the coding sequence ATGTCTACCATCCCACCCGAGATCATTAATTGGACAATTTTGAACGAAATCATATCGATGGATGACGATGATTCCGATTTCTCTAAGAGTTTGATTATTCAATTCATCGACCAGGCACAAACCACTTTTGCCCAGATGCAACGACAGCTGGACGGCGATAAAAATCTCACAGAATTAGATAACTTAGGGCATTTTTTAAAGGGCTCTTCTGCAGCTTTAGGTTTACAAAGAATCGCGTGGGTTTGCGAAAGAATCCAAAACCTGGGCAGAAAAATGGAGCATTTCTTTCCCAATAAGGTTGAATTAATCAATACTCTAAGTAACAAATCGGTCATCAATGGAATCGATATCAACGAGGATGACgaagaaatgaagataCAGGCGGATAATACACATGCTGATtccatatttttgattttgatagCTAAGGCTTTGAATCAAGCTAGGTTAGAGTTCAAACTGGCGAGAATTGAATTATCGAAATACTATAACACTGATCTATGA
- the GYP7 gene encoding GTPase-activating protein GYP7, translating to MGKGKGLHKERRILKRYFEEYPSTSRIGSNLVYSNYTVTFLRYRPHPPVEFHKSHPHVPLMSKLLFCKSKVFLHPTSDARDNIAGFLLLSVEPNQQSHQTVLQYIPESSFSSSEIAKLLTYESKLGVCPSSTPFVIENSISFSNLINTSSDQAFQISLSQIYCIQFRPPSPNGWYVGSLVIYPLVEQFTGFQPPVLFFHDQICPSTKDKLIKLRVSMNPFDDSDELYWGGVDLRNKINELTELKKSNLETEFWLVNPTLNDLRNFVSKDLLESYNNQNKNKADPSTAGVKLNEKLQEWKWNVMSKIADVTTKSSNFIDSWLTNNSTIQKSQIDNEYLQKLLNNEKVKQIEQDYDSARVYLANWSLGVKQEAERYQKQNKLFDSYRNNIFNDLNLTDELNDIEINNALQRQFPLTEAKWNSLWDENDGRLRVTVNEVKDFIFHGGLENNDLRGKVWGFLLEIYPWDSSQDERLQIDQSLAAEYDQLKLTWSKDFLQFDDEDEEEYWKDQIFRISKDVRRCDRNLSIFQYNTVDGLPPLSQESPENENNKDSVELAGEESDEADDEIKNPHLIHLQNILTTYNAYNTNLGYVQGMTDLLSPIYVIMKDEWKTFWCFTHFMDVMERNFLRDQSGIHEQMLTLVELAQLMLPELSEHLNKCDSGNLFFCFRMLLVWFKREFDMQDIMHIWENFWTFFYSSQFQLFFMLAILQKNSQAILQHLNQFDQILKFFNELDGKLDWNDLMVRAELLFKKFEKMMQVMERDLQSSTSSSSSTSGVLPCQSERLNLLLSKKPIIKREGKRSKDSIK from the coding sequence ATGGGGAAAGGAAAAGGTCTACATAAAGAGAGGCGCATTTTAAAAAGATACTTCGAAGAATACCCGTCAACTAGTCGTATCGGATCCAATTTAGTATATTCAAATTACACAGTTACGTTTCTGAGATACAGGCCCCATCCTCCAGTCGAATTTCACAAGAGTCATCCGCACGTCCCCTTAATGAGTAAGCTATTGTTTTGCAAATCAAAGGTGTTTCTACATCCAACTAGTGATGCCAGAGATAACATAGCTGGTTTTCTACTACTTTCCGTAGAACCCAACCAACAATCTCATCAAACAGTCCTGCAATATATTCCGGAATCCAGCTTTTCCTCATCCGAGATAGCAAAACTGCTCACGTATGAGTCTAAGTTGGGAGTGTGTCCAAGTTCTACACCATTCGTCATTGAGAACTCAATAAGTTTTAGTAATCTGATCAATACCTCTTCAGACCAAGCCTTCCAGATTTCTCTGTCACAGATATACTGCATCCAATTTAGGCCTCCAAGCCCTAATGGGTGGTATGTTGGGTCTCTGGTTATATATCCTCTGGTAGAACAATTCACAGGATTTCAACCCCCTgttctattttttcatgatCAAATCTGCCCATCAACAAAGGACAAGTTAATAAAGCTACGTGTATCTATGAATCCCTTCGATGACTCAGATGAGTTATATTGGGGTGGCGTGGATCtaagaaacaaaatcaatgagTTAACGGAGCTGAAGAAATCTAATCTAGAAACAGAGTTTTGGTTAGTAAATCCTactttgaatgatttaAGGAATTTTGTCTCTAAGGATCTATTGGAAAGTTATAACAATcagaacaaaaataaagctGATCCTAGCACAGCTGGTGTAAAACTAAACGAGAAATTGCAAGAATGGAAGTGGAACGTAATGAGCAAAATAGCAGACGTTACTACCAAGTCAAGCAACTTTATTGACAGCTGGTTAACCAATAACTCtacaattcaaaaatcaCAAATCGACAACGAATACTTGCAAAAGCTTCTGAATAACGAGAAGGTTAAACAGATTGAGCAAGACTATGATTCTGCGAGAGTATATTTAGCAAACTGGTCACTGGGAGTAAAACAAGAAGCTGAAAGATACCAAAAGCAGAATAAACTATTTGATTCGTATAGAAACAACATCTTCAacgatttgaatttgactGATGAATTAAATGACatagaaataaataacGCCCTACAAAGACAATTTCCCCTAACCGAGGCGAAATGGAATTCGCTTTGGGATGAGAACGACGGGAGGCTGAGAGTCACAGTAAACGAAGTTAAAGATTTCATATTCCATGGTGGGCTGGAAAATAATGATTTGAGAGGAAAAGTTTGGGGGTTCCTTTTGGAGATATACCCTTGGGACTCTTCTCAAGATGAGAGATTACAAATCGATCAGAGTTTAGCTGCGGAATATGATCAACTAAAACTAACCTGGTCAAAGGATTTCTTACAGTTtgacgacgaagatgaagaagaatattgGAAGGATCAGATATTTAGGATATCCAAAGATGTAAGACGTTGCGATAGAAACTTGAGTATATTCCAATACAACACTGTTGACGGACTGCCACCGTTGTCTCAAGAGTCGcctgaaaatgaaaacaacaaagacaGTGTGGAATTAGCCGGCGAGGAGAGCGATGAAGCTGATGACGAGATTAAAAACCCGCATTTGATTCATCTACAAAACATCCTTACTACTTATAACGCATACAATACGAATCTAGGCTATGTACAGGGCATGACAGACCTTTTGTCGCCAATTTACGTTATCATGAAGGATGAATGGAAAACGTTTTGGTGTTTCACCCATTTTATGGATGTTATGGAGAGAAACTTTTTGAGAGACCAAAGTGGTATTCATGAACAAATGTTGACCCTTGTGGAATTAGCTCAACTGATGTTGCCTGAATTGAGCGAACACCTTAACAAGTGCGATTCAGGAAACTTGTTTTTCTGCTTTAGAATGCTGTTAGTATGGTTTAAGAGAGAATTCGACATGCAAGACATCATGCATATTTGGGAGAATTTTTGGACCTTTTTCTATAGTTCACAATTccaattattttttatgttGGCGATCTTGCAGAAAAATTCACAAGCTATCTTACAGCATTTAAACCAGTTCGAccaaatattgaaattcttcaacGAACTTGACGGGAAGTTAGATTGGAACGATCTGATGGTTAGAGCTGAGCTattgttcaagaaatttgaaaaaatgatgCAAGTTATGGAAAGAGATCTGCAAAGTTCAACATCCTCTTCGTCGTCCACTTCCGGTGTATTGCCCTGTCAAAGTGAAAGATTGAACCTGCTTCTGTCCAAAAAACCCATCATCAAACGTGAAGGGAAAAGAAGCAAGGACTCCATTAAATAA